In Fimbriiglobus ruber, a genomic segment contains:
- a CDS encoding HlyD family secretion protein, which yields MSDLRTAPGIQPNGELLTRVKQLRLDEQLGAAKSGRGGGAGWLPWVLCALLAFAWATAGIRAYRAVPHDGTAAATGQSATTAPVTAASDSAKSVEAGTIQLEVKGYLVPARQISVSPIDVGGRLIALDVVEGRRYEAGAVLGKLDPASYTAVYEETVASQVSAQKRLVAAEQHLAELLPASVRPIEITQVEAQLREAEAQRARAEDEQQRLSPLKGASGREINQAQNDLVGAKARVEKLRADLVVLREGPRKEKVLAAEADVAAARADVLAADARMKQNKWRLDNCVIRAPVTGTVLSKKAENGNLVNPMAFGASSGSICDMADLSDLEVDLEIPERDIAKLKVDQPCRIKVDAYPDRPYTGRLDRIMPIANRSKSIVNVRVKVQLPANEEPGTYLKPEMGAVVSFLPMTEKKVGEPQKPDQPATEPKK from the coding sequence ATGAGTGACCTTCGTACCGCCCCCGGTATCCAGCCGAACGGCGAACTGCTGACCCGCGTCAAGCAGCTCCGGTTGGACGAACAACTCGGGGCTGCCAAGAGTGGCCGCGGCGGGGGGGCGGGGTGGCTCCCGTGGGTGCTGTGTGCGCTGCTCGCGTTCGCGTGGGCGACGGCCGGCATTCGCGCGTACCGGGCCGTCCCCCACGATGGTACCGCGGCCGCCACCGGCCAGTCGGCGACTACGGCCCCCGTCACCGCCGCCTCCGACTCAGCCAAGTCGGTCGAAGCGGGGACGATTCAGCTCGAAGTGAAAGGGTATCTCGTCCCGGCCCGGCAGATCTCCGTCAGCCCGATCGACGTGGGCGGCCGCCTCATCGCCCTGGACGTCGTGGAGGGCCGGCGGTACGAGGCCGGGGCCGTTCTCGGGAAACTCGACCCGGCCAGCTACACGGCCGTGTACGAAGAAACGGTCGCGTCGCAGGTCTCGGCCCAGAAGCGACTCGTGGCGGCCGAGCAGCACCTGGCCGAACTCCTACCCGCGTCGGTCCGCCCGATCGAGATCACCCAGGTCGAAGCCCAACTCCGGGAGGCCGAGGCTCAACGAGCCCGGGCCGAGGACGAGCAGCAGCGGCTCTCCCCCCTCAAAGGCGCGTCCGGTCGGGAAATCAACCAGGCGCAGAACGACCTGGTCGGGGCCAAGGCCCGGGTCGAGAAACTGAGAGCCGACCTCGTGGTCCTTCGGGAGGGGCCGCGAAAGGAGAAAGTCCTGGCGGCCGAGGCCGACGTGGCCGCCGCCAGGGCCGACGTCCTCGCCGCGGACGCGCGGATGAAGCAGAACAAGTGGCGGCTCGACAACTGTGTCATCCGCGCCCCCGTCACCGGCACCGTCCTGTCCAAGAAGGCCGAGAACGGCAACCTGGTGAACCCGATGGCGTTCGGGGCCTCGTCCGGGTCGATCTGCGACATGGCCGACCTGTCGGACCTGGAAGTCGACCTGGAGATCCCCGAGCGGGACATCGCCAAGCTCAAGGTCGACCAGCCGTGCCGCATCAAGGTGGACGCCTACCCCGACCGCCCCTACACCGGCCGCCTCGACCGGATCATGCCGATCGCCAACCGGTCGAAGAGCATCGTGAACGTGCGCGTGAAGGTCCAACTCCCGGCGAACGAGGAGCCCGGCACGTACCTCAAGCCGGAAATGGGCGCGGTCGTCTCCTTCCTCCCGATGACCGAGAAGAAGGTGGGTGAGCCGCAGAAGCCCGATCAACCGGCGACGGAGCCGAAGAAGTAG
- a CDS encoding ABC transporter ATP-binding protein, whose product MSAIVEVRRLYKSFSRGAERIDVLMDLNVDVDRAEFVALMGPSGSGKTTLLNLIAGLDTPTEGTIQIGGQEISAMSESELARWRTRNVGFVFQFYNLLPVLTAYENVELPLLLLPLSSAQRRQQVENALGLVGLSDRMRHRPGQLSGGQCQRVGIARAIVTDPTIIVADEPTGALDAKSADDALNLLDLLRVQLDKTIIMVTHDPSAAGRAQRIVHLEKGRLVGAAEELRI is encoded by the coding sequence ATGAGCGCGATCGTCGAAGTGCGCCGCCTGTACAAGTCGTTTTCCCGGGGGGCCGAGCGGATCGACGTCCTCATGGACCTGAACGTGGACGTGGACCGGGCCGAGTTCGTCGCCCTCATGGGGCCGTCCGGGTCGGGGAAGACGACGCTCCTGAACCTGATCGCCGGGCTCGACACCCCGACCGAGGGGACGATCCAGATCGGCGGCCAGGAAATCTCGGCCATGTCCGAGAGCGAACTGGCCCGGTGGCGGACGCGGAACGTCGGGTTCGTGTTCCAGTTCTACAACCTACTCCCGGTCCTCACCGCCTACGAGAACGTCGAACTCCCGCTCCTGCTCCTGCCGCTGTCGTCCGCCCAGCGGCGCCAGCAGGTGGAGAACGCGCTCGGGTTGGTCGGCCTGTCCGACCGGATGCGGCACCGCCCCGGTCAGCTGTCCGGCGGCCAGTGCCAGCGGGTCGGCATCGCCCGCGCGATCGTCACCGACCCGACCATCATCGTGGCCGACGAACCCACCGGCGCGCTCGACGCGAAGTCGGCCGACGACGCCCTGAACCTGCTCGATCTGCTCCGGGTGCAGCTCGACAAGACGATCATCATGGTCACCCACGACCCGTCCGCCGCGGGCCGGGCCCAGCGGATCGTCCACCTGGAAAAGGGACGGTTGGTGGGGGCTGCCGAAGAATTAAGAATTTAG
- a CDS encoding ABC transporter permease: MHPEMSQYMSGPADTSLMQLAVYAVAVLFGLLALLTLLAAATLPLFFVAMLILEFVLRGVQNLPDPIGKSSKIAGLVFRSLRRNLLRTALTYIALFVLTGMLTFIYSIVSFLGALTKDKEDNQLILMTEKFTIPSQMPPGYASQLKGVMQTKLPPELRPKNIDENFMTWSFVLTSLDPTKLTQENNVMLFALDPDAVLTMMSEQGLNKEDLGEDGWAELVRTVDLVKQDKRNIVVGEDRLKMIDKKVGDEIKLYGQNYKDLEFECKIVGAFPSGSRMGMNAAMRFDYLMGKLDDYKNKKGTAHPQGDRCVNLIWVRMPTKAAYEQLASIVSEPGTFSGPAVKMETFSAAVGAFLDPFKDIFWGMKYIIMPAIMVIMCLVIGITITIGVRERWAEMAVMKVLGFQPWQVMSMVVAEAVLVGVFGGLLSTWTVFFLPRAIKWATKAAGIRFAFFDSFGCPSEILIYGPLLGVLVGVIGSALPSWNARKVKVSEVFAQVT; the protein is encoded by the coding sequence ATGCACCCGGAAATGAGTCAATACATGTCCGGCCCGGCCGACACGTCGCTCATGCAGTTGGCCGTGTACGCGGTCGCGGTGCTGTTCGGGCTGCTCGCCCTGCTCACCCTGCTGGCCGCCGCCACCCTGCCGCTCTTCTTCGTCGCGATGCTGATCCTCGAATTCGTCCTGCGGGGCGTCCAGAACCTGCCCGACCCGATCGGCAAGTCCAGCAAGATCGCCGGGCTGGTATTCCGCAGCCTCCGCCGGAACCTGCTGCGGACCGCCCTGACGTACATCGCCCTGTTCGTCCTCACCGGGATGCTCACGTTCATTTACAGCATCGTCTCGTTCCTCGGGGCCCTCACCAAGGACAAGGAAGACAACCAGCTCATCCTGATGACCGAAAAGTTCACCATCCCCAGCCAGATGCCGCCCGGGTACGCCAGCCAGCTCAAGGGGGTGATGCAGACCAAACTCCCGCCCGAACTCCGGCCGAAGAACATCGACGAGAACTTCATGACCTGGTCGTTCGTCCTCACCAGCCTCGACCCGACGAAATTGACCCAGGAAAATAACGTGATGCTGTTCGCCCTCGACCCGGACGCGGTCCTCACGATGATGTCCGAACAGGGGCTGAACAAGGAAGACCTCGGGGAGGACGGGTGGGCCGAACTCGTCCGCACGGTCGACCTGGTCAAGCAGGACAAGCGGAACATCGTCGTCGGCGAGGACCGCCTGAAGATGATCGACAAGAAGGTCGGCGACGAGATCAAACTGTACGGGCAGAACTACAAGGACCTCGAGTTCGAGTGCAAGATCGTCGGGGCGTTCCCGTCCGGCAGCCGGATGGGGATGAACGCGGCCATGCGGTTCGACTACCTGATGGGCAAGCTCGACGACTACAAGAACAAGAAGGGCACGGCCCACCCGCAGGGCGACCGGTGCGTCAACCTGATCTGGGTGCGGATGCCGACCAAGGCCGCCTACGAGCAACTCGCGTCGATCGTCAGCGAGCCCGGCACGTTCAGCGGGCCGGCCGTCAAAATGGAGACGTTCTCGGCCGCCGTCGGGGCGTTCCTCGACCCGTTCAAGGACATCTTCTGGGGCATGAAGTACATCATCATGCCGGCCATCATGGTCATCATGTGCCTGGTGATCGGGATCACCATCACCATCGGCGTCCGCGAGCGGTGGGCCGAGATGGCGGTCATGAAGGTGCTCGGGTTCCAGCCGTGGCAGGTGATGAGCATGGTCGTGGCCGAGGCCGTGCTGGTCGGCGTGTTCGGCGGGCTGCTCAGCACCTGGACGGTGTTCTTCCTGCCGCGGGCCATCAAGTGGGCGACCAAGGCGGCCGGCATCCGGTTCGCCTTCTTCGACAGCTTCGGGTGCCCGTCTGAGATCCTGATCTACGGCCCGCTGCTCGGCGTCCTCGTCGGGGTGATCGGGTCAGCCCTGCCGTCGTGGAACGCCCGGAAGGTGAAAGTCTCCGAGGTATTTGCCCAGGTGACGTAA